The following are from one region of the Ruficoccus sp. ZRK36 genome:
- a CDS encoding GxxExxY protein produces MEPLLGIENSLAKKAVDCAYRVHTALGPGLLESVYEKCLFHELSKQNLSIETQVRLPVIYDGVQLDAGLRLDIWMERKVILELKSTEELTPLHQAQLLTYLKLTGNQLGLLINFNTPLIKHGIRRLVLSR; encoded by the coding sequence ATGGAACCCCTCTTGGGAATTGAAAACTCCTTGGCTAAAAAAGCCGTTGATTGCGCCTACAGAGTACATACGGCACTCGGTCCCGGGTTGCTGGAATCAGTTTATGAGAAGTGCCTGTTCCATGAACTTTCCAAGCAAAACCTGAGCATTGAGACACAAGTCCGCCTCCCCGTCATCTATGATGGCGTACAACTGGATGCTGGCCTCAGACTCGACATCTGGATGGAAAGAAAAGTCATCCTTGAACTCAAATCGACCGAGGAATTGACACCGCTACATCAGGCTCAATTACTCACTTACCTGAAATTAACCGGTAACCAACTCGGTCTTCTCATCAACTTCAATACCCCGTTAATCAAGCATGGTATCCGGCGTCTCGTCCTAAGCCGTTAA